The sequence TAAAAAAAATGAACAGAAATATTTCAAAAGAGAATATAACAAATTTGATTTACAGTTTAAGAAAAAATATACCGGATATAATTATAAGGACTACTCTCATAGTGGGATTTCCGGGAGAAAAAGAAGAATATTTCAATGAACTTGTTGAGTATGTAAAATCCGTTAAATTTGACAGACTAGGGGTTTTTACCTATTCAAGAGAAGAAGGGACTGCTGCTTATAATTTTGATGATCAAATACCGGAAAGAATTAAAAATTTAAGAAGAGATATGATAATGAAAGTTCAGCAAAATATATCAGCACAAAAAAATAAAGAAAAGTTGAATCATGTATATCCAGCCATGGTGGAAGAACAATTGGAAGAGGATTTGTATGCGGGAAGGACTTATATGGATAGCCCTGAAATTGATGGTGTATTGTATATCGAGAGTAATGAGGAATTACAAATCGGGGATTTTTATAATGTTAGAATTACAGATTCCTTAGAATATGATTTGATAGGAGAGGTTTATCATGAATTTACCTAACAAATTGACTATTTTTAGAATATGTTTGGTGCCGTTTTTTGTTTTTTTCTTATTTTCAAATTTAAAATATGGTCAATATATTGCTGTATCTATTTTTATTTTAGCATCACTTACAGATACTTTAGACGGTCATATAGCAAGAAGCAGAAATTTGATAACTACATTTGGAAAATTCATGGATCCATTAGCTGATAAAATATTGGTTTCAGCAGCATTTATATCGTTGGTAGAACTGGGGAAGGTTCCTTCGTGGATTGTGATTATTATCATTTCAAGAGAATTGGCTATAACGGGCTTTAGAACAGTTGCAGTATCTGAAGGAGTAACAATAGCTGCAGATAAGTGGGGAAAGATGAAAACCGTAACTCAGCTAATTGCTGTAATAGCTTTGCTTTTAAATAATTACCCTTTTAGTTTGATTAATTTTCCCTTTGATAAGATAATGCTTTATATATCCGTTGTATTTACGATAATTTCTGGGGTAAACTATATTTATGTTAATAGAAAAGTATTGAAATCCGAAAAAAAATGATACAGGAGATGTTTATATGAAAGCTGAAATTATTAATGTAGGAACTGAATTGCTTCTGGGAAGTACTTTAAATACAAACGCTCAATTCTTATCCCAAAGACTGGCCGAATTGGGAGAAGAGGTATATTTCCATACTGTTGTGGGAGATAATCGAGGTAGATTGAAAGATGCACTCAATTTAGCTTTGAAGCGTTCTCAACTTATTATATTGACGGGAGGTCTGGGACCAACCCAGGATGATCTGACAAAGGAAGTAGTATGCGAAACGTTAAATTTAAAATTAAATTTAAATAAAGAGGTATTAAATGAAATAAAGAGATATTTTAATAAACTCCATAGAGAAATGAGTGAGAACAACATTAAACAGGCTTACATACCTGAAAATTCCATAGTGCTGAAAAATGATATAGGAACGGCTCCAGGAGTTTTAGTAAATTGGAACGACAAAAAGATAGCCATTCTTCCCGGGCCTCCCAATGAGATGAAGACAATGTTTAATAAGTATTTATCCCCATTGATTAAGGAGAACTATATTATAAAATCCAAAACATTAAAGACTATCGGCATTAGTGAATCAACTCTTGAGTTGATGATAAAAGATTTTATTGATTCTCAAACTAATCCTACTATTGCAACATATGTAAAAGAAGGGCAGGTAGATGTTAAAATTACGGCTAAGGAAGAGAATAAGGAGAATTCCGATGATTTAATAAATGATATGGTAGAAAAGGTAGAGAAAAGAATCGGCAAATATATATATTCTTATGATGATGAAACAATAGAGGAAGCTTTATATAAAATTTTGAAGGATAGGGGATTTAAAATTGCCTTCTGTGAATCATGTACAGGAGGATTGGTATCCGGCAGATTTACGAAGATCCCCGGTGTTTCCCAAGTATTTGACAGAGGAATAGTTACTTACAGCAACAGGGCTAAGGTTGAAGAATTGAATGTAAAGGAAGACACCTTAAGAAAGTATGGAGCCGTCAGTGAAGAGACTGCCATTGAAATGGCAGAGGGACTGTTGAAAAAATCAAATGTGGATATAGCTTTATCTACTACGGGGATTGCAGGTCCCGACGGAGGAAGTGAAGAAAAACCCGTAGGTCTTGTATATATAGGAGTTGCAACTAAGGAAGGTTCCCATGCCGTTAAATTTACTTTTCCCGGGAACAGAATAAGTATTCAGAACAGAACGGCAACAATGGTTTTCGATGAGGGAAGAAAGTGTTTATTGAAATTAAATAATTAAAATTGACTAATACAATCAAATGTTATAAAATATTATATATAGCGAACTAATGTTCGAAAATATACGGAAGGTGGTGACTCCAGTAATACTGGGCATATCATGGCAGATTCAAAGAATAAGAATAACGAAAACAGTAAGGAAAAAGCTTTGGAAGTAGCCATCACTCAGATAGAAAAACAATTTGGAAAGGGTTCCATAATGAGGCTCGGAGAAAACAGCAAAATGAATGTCGAGTCCATTCCTACAGGAGCCTTAAGTTTGGACATCGCATTGGGGATTGGAGGACTTCCTAAGGGAAGAATAATTGAAGTATTTGGGCCTGAATCATCGGGTAAGACTACCGTTGCACTACATTCCATAGCGGAATCTCAAAAACTGGGAGGTATAGCAGCATTTATAGATGCAGAGCATGCATTGGATCCTGTATATGCTAAAAATTTAGGAGTGGATATAGATAATTTGATAGTTTCACAGCCGGATACAGGCGAGCAGGCCTTGGAAATTGCTGAGGCTTTGGTCAGGAGCAATGCTATAGATGTAATCGTATTGGACTCGGTAGCTGCTTTGGTTCCAAAGGCTGAAATCGAAGGAGAGATGGGAGATAGTCATGTAGGATTGCAGGCAAGATTAATGTCTCAGGCATTGAGAAAATTAGCCGGTGCTATAAGCAGATCGAATGCCATAATCATATTCATAAATCAGCTTCGTGAGAAGATTGGGATAAGCTACGGAAATCCTGAAACCACAACAGGAGGAAGGGCACTTAAATTTTATGCTTCCGTAAGGCTTGATGTTAGGAAAATAGATTCTATTAAGCAGGGAGATGACATTATTGGCAACAGAGTTAAGGTCAAAGTTGTCAAAAATAAGGTAGCTCCTCCTTTTAAACAGGCTGAATTTGATATTATGTACGGCAAGGGAATTTCAAAGGAAGGAAACATTGTGGATTTGGGGGTTACATCTGAAATTATCAATAAGTCCGGTTCGTGGTACAGCTATGGAGAAGATAGATTGGGACAAGGAAGAGAAAATGTTAAAGATTATTTTAAAGAACACAAAGATATTGCAGACGAAATTGAGAACAAAATCAGAGAAAAAAATGGATTGAAACCTTTGGAATTGAAAAAAGTAAGTAAAGAGAAAAAGGATAAAGAAAAAGCAGAGTAAAGTGTATTTTAGAGACCTCCTTGTTTTCATAAGGGGGTCTTGAAGCAGGAGGAAATATAAAAGTTGAAAATACTTTATTTTACAGATACTCACATAAGAGGAACTACTCCACAAAATAGAAAGGATAATTTG is a genomic window of Acidilutibacter cellobiosedens containing:
- the pgsA gene encoding CDP-diacylglycerol--glycerol-3-phosphate 3-phosphatidyltransferase, which codes for MNLPNKLTIFRICLVPFFVFFLFSNLKYGQYIAVSIFILASLTDTLDGHIARSRNLITTFGKFMDPLADKILVSAAFISLVELGKVPSWIVIIIISRELAITGFRTVAVSEGVTIAADKWGKMKTVTQLIAVIALLLNNYPFSLINFPFDKIMLYISVVFTIISGVNYIYVNRKVLKSEKK
- a CDS encoding competence/damage-inducible protein A is translated as MKAEIINVGTELLLGSTLNTNAQFLSQRLAELGEEVYFHTVVGDNRGRLKDALNLALKRSQLIILTGGLGPTQDDLTKEVVCETLNLKLNLNKEVLNEIKRYFNKLHREMSENNIKQAYIPENSIVLKNDIGTAPGVLVNWNDKKIAILPGPPNEMKTMFNKYLSPLIKENYIIKSKTLKTIGISESTLELMIKDFIDSQTNPTIATYVKEGQVDVKITAKEENKENSDDLINDMVEKVEKRIGKYIYSYDDETIEEALYKILKDRGFKIAFCESCTGGLVSGRFTKIPGVSQVFDRGIVTYSNRAKVEELNVKEDTLRKYGAVSEETAIEMAEGLLKKSNVDIALSTTGIAGPDGGSEEKPVGLVYIGVATKEGSHAVKFTFPGNRISIQNRTATMVFDEGRKCLLKLNN
- the recA gene encoding recombinase RecA; protein product: MADSKNKNNENSKEKALEVAITQIEKQFGKGSIMRLGENSKMNVESIPTGALSLDIALGIGGLPKGRIIEVFGPESSGKTTVALHSIAESQKLGGIAAFIDAEHALDPVYAKNLGVDIDNLIVSQPDTGEQALEIAEALVRSNAIDVIVLDSVAALVPKAEIEGEMGDSHVGLQARLMSQALRKLAGAISRSNAIIIFINQLREKIGISYGNPETTTGGRALKFYASVRLDVRKIDSIKQGDDIIGNRVKVKVVKNKVAPPFKQAEFDIMYGKGISKEGNIVDLGVTSEIINKSGSWYSYGEDRLGQGRENVKDYFKEHKDIADEIENKIREKNGLKPLELKKVSKEKKDKEKAE